A region of the Denticeps clupeoides chromosome 12, fDenClu1.1, whole genome shotgun sequence genome:
CCAAACCCCAACGTCCTCGGGTCCACTGGCTGCCCATGGTCCACAGCCTCCAGCTCAAAACAGAGATGCGCAGCGTTCCGGAAGCTCTTGAACAGCTTCCAAATGTCAAACACTTCCCATTTGGGGGCACCGTTGTCCTCAAGGGAACGGACATGCAGAAGTGTGGTCTTCTGCTTACCTGTGCCACAGGTGAGAAGTCTCAGGCTAACGGTCCcactggtcatgtgatgtttaCGTGGGTCCACCGGCCTCTTCCTGAGGATGCGGAGCTCAGCACCCAACAAACCTTCCTTTTCTAAGGAACTTATGTTGAAATAATACCTCTGTCTTCTCAAGAGAGGTAGACGGTCATCTGCAAAAAcgatgaaaaaaaacagacattacaTACTCATGTTTAAACACGTGGCCAgaaaactgtttatttaaaaaaataaaaagtttaacaAAAAGCGCTTATTTTTTCctgaacttaaaaaaattgcaatgtTGAGATGTAGTGATGTAGAAATCAAAGGGACCATTTTTATCCAGCAAAGTTTGCTTTCAAAAGCATATTAAAGCCAGACATTTCCCGGCTGCAGACCACAAGGTACTGTAAACAGACCATTATTATCAACCTGCAGCTGTTTACCGCTGGGCCTACCACCACGACATATGGCATTCGGTATGAGGGACGGGGGGAAAAAGGCCAGAACAACTGAAAGTGATTGAGAACGGGCACTGTGATGAAGAAGGAGTGCtgcatatatatttcatattgtcaatggcaacaaaaaaaaaatcggagGAATATTCGTTGAGAAAAGAGACAGGTTCCAGTTTCAGGTCAGCTGCAATTTGAAAAGGACAAGTTAAACGAATGAAGTGCAAATGAAAAGTACATGGACACGCTTGAAATGTAAAACTTTagcagctacaaaaaaaaaaaggaaagcagaCGTTTTAAAGAGTTTAATGCCATAAAGATAAAACTGAGCGCGAGGCCACCTACTTGTAGCCCCACAGGGAGTTTATTTAGCTTGGGAAGCCGTAAATCACAGATCCGGTGGCTGTGTGGAAGATTACTGACAAAGACAGGCCAGGAACCAAGATACAACGTGGTTATGTTGACTTGCGAGAAGCTTTACACACAATGGAACAATGCATCTTGTGTTTTTATCGTGATTAATAAGATAGTTATTAATGCTGCTTATGCAGTTTGACCAATTTGATGCCAATTAGATAAAAATGAAGTCAACAGATTACATAATTTCTCCTTCAGAATCTTATGGTGATTTCTGTGGAGCAATTGCATATCTGTCATATTTGGAAAGCTCATGTTGCATGTCagcacaaaaaagaagaaaagattaCCAGAAATTTTGATGGTCTATATCATttttaggtggtagtagcctaatgggtaacacgctcgcctatgaaccagaagacccaggttcaaaccccacttactaccattgtgtccctgagcaagacacttaaccctgagcgtctccagggggggactgtccccgtaactactgattgtaagtcgctctgcagaAGGACATCggataattgctgtaaatgtaaatgtaatttttttttatgagtttgCCCAGTCTCTATCTGTTCATCATCAGTGTTTAAAGCTTTAAAGGAGCATAATGCATATATTATATGGTGCACTTGGTGAAATTGCGTTGGATTATCGGTGAACGCACCTTGGCCTTTATCCACGAAGCTGGTGATGGTGTTGGCCGTGCCGGCCTCGTGCCCCGCGCTGCTGTTGACGTCCCCGCCGGACAGGGACCAGTACAGCGACAACATGTAGTCGTGCGGCGTCACCAGCGGCTGTTTCGGCGACTCTCCCGCCCTCAggccggcggcggcgcgggTCCGATCCGCTTTCCCGGGAGCTGCGCTCCTGCTCGGGTGCGCGCTGAGCGCAGCGGGGGAtgctggggaggaggaggaggaggaggaggatctcCGGGGAGGATGAAGGTCCCCGGGTACCCATGAACGCTCTAAGAGATGGTGTCCCCCTTTGCTCGCCCCCCTTTTGGGGTCCGTCAGCGGGGTCACGGGTCGGGTTCGGGGGGACTCGCCCTTTATCAGCGGGGGTCCCGTCCTGATCCGCGAGATCCCCAGCCTGGCGTCCGCCGACAGGCCCACGGAGAGTGGAACCAGGTCCAGGTAGATGAGAGTCCAgcaccccagcagcagcagcagccccgtTTTCATCCTCTGATCTTCCCCTGACCCACGGCGAGCGAGAAATGCGCACTGGCTCCTGCAGACCCGAGTGGGCGACCATGAACCGGCTCGGTGGGCTGAGTGGAACTGCGCAGACCCTGACCCTCCGCTCGCCTCGTCAGGACCATAGTGATGCGGATCTGTGGGGTCTGGTGCGCGCGGCGTGGATCGGTCCCGGCACCTGGCCTCCCACCTTCACGTCCAGCAAACTTGTGCTCGGCGTCTTCCCGGAGTCTTGTTTaaatcccatttttttttccgagAGGGAAGAATGTCGTAatgctctctccctccctccatccctccgtccctccctctccctctccaaCTTTGAACCCCGTCCAGGGAAAATATCTCACACACTCAGACCCGCAGGTGCTCCGAACTCCCCTCGAACCTGAAATCACGATCGGGACGCGGAATTCCAGCAGAAAGGCGCCTTAATTACTCTCTGATGTCACGCTGTCCGGACTCATTTCAGCCGCCCCGCGCTTCGCATGAGCTCATTTGGAGAAGACGTGGAGAGAAGAAGGTTAAAAGGGCAACTGGGGTTCACGGAACACGCCGACGTCCCCCCCGTTTTTCACGGCAAGGCGGCAGCGTGGTTTAATATCGCTGCTTGTTGCTGAAATCGCCTTTCAAAAGTTTTTAATAGACGTGTGTACATGTGGACCGCAACAATGCAACTTATTAAAAGATTAAAGAaacctttattttaattttttcaaatgaaaaatcaAATCATCATTTCTAAACtttctaattcattttttattcacacttttaaacatacactacaggccagaagtttggacacaccttcttattctatgtgttttctttattttcatgaccatttacattgaatgagaagatgtgtccaaacgtttggcctgaagtgtacatgaataaaaaacattctGCGTTGCGTTGTTTGGATTAGaatttgcattatattttttaGCATCCAATACTATACTGTAATAGAGAAGAATTGACTAGAACAGACGTCACACAGCGGCGTGGCACTTAGTAACATGGCCTCACATGGCCCTGACCTTGTgagtgtggagtttgcatgctctccccatgttgccgtgggttttctctgggttctctgATTCCCCACTGGCGTCCCTGTTACTGCACGAGCAGGTGGATTGGCGACTCTGAACGgcccgtaggtgtgagtgtgtgagggaatggggtatgtgtgagtgtgggtaTGGAGAGTTAGTGGGTGAGTGAGAATGTTTTAAtggttttacttttactctgcAGCAGCAGAGGTACCTCTTGTTTTTAGAGCTTTTCTGTAACACCGTCACCACCAGCCACATGCTCTCTATGCTAAATTCAAACACATTAATGCACGTCAGTTCGCAGACCTCAGAACTCATTACTTTCACATTTATCTGACATGcataatttgcatttacatgtacagcattttttcagacacccttatccagagctacttacaatcagtatttacagggacagtcccccccttgctcagggacacaatggtagtaagcgggatttgaacctgggtcttctggttcataggcgagtgtgttacccactaggctactaccacccaaatactTTCTTTGTGCTGCCTGCTTTCTTCCCAGCAACCCATCAACCTCCACCTCTCCTCCCGtttcccatctttttttttggactattGTATTATACTCCAACACGTGGAATCCTAGACCTGCAGCCACTTGCAAACACAATGCTTGAGGGTTGAAACAATGTTGTTGCCTCGGTGGAACTCCACGTCCGACACGCCGGAATTCTCATTCTttgtgtcactttgtcactttctgTGTCTCATCAGGTTCCATGTTCGGCTGCCTTTAGCCATTTTGCCCCAGGCCGGCTGGGTTTCTCGGTGCCCTGGTGTAAAAGAAATGCTCTCCTTTCTCCACCAAAAGCAGGAATACATTTTGGCACTTATGAAAATGTTGATTTTGAAGAGATCCGCAGTATAACATTGGtagtggggtagtggtggccctAGTGGGCAAAGAAGTGGACACTGAGGTTGatttgatgaaggtaccgtccccacacactgctcacactcgcctgtcatggctgcccactggtcaccaagggtgatggttaaaagcagaggacacatttcattgtgtcaccgtgtgattgtaaaaaaaactgtaaaaaaaaacctatgcCACAACTACATGGGCATGAAGTTGAAGGAACAAATGGGGATATGCTTACATTTtgtcatgacccggtccggaaggggttactccggttcGGGTctttatgttacatgttcaccagttaccggatgtcacccctgtcctgttcatcaccgattaaacccctgtatcgtgatgtcgcgcgaatgcgtccttcttcctcatcatcatctccagtcacctgcctcgtcatgccaccgtggttgtgacagaaagacccgaCCCGCATTTGGACGCAGCCACCGCCGCTCCACTGAGATCAAAGGACTCTCCAGGAAGACGTCGCCAGCCCCCTTGTCCTTGGCCGAAGTTGGCttcagggtcccgacccctgcccctcagtcccgtgtctggtggtgttgaaggtgggaagcggccattcagcgggtcGAGCCGGAAATTGACTGGAGCGGCGAGCACCTGcagacgaggtgccggtaccacactggcctgaagccgtcTGCTCAGGActaccgccgctcgtccatcatgaataccggaccagtcatccttcatttttcattcgtctcagctgttcttctcatctcatctcatcgtCCACTCTTCTTTATAGagactcagtgtatggactACCTTCCCTGCttcgtggactgctttggcGGGCACACTGGGTGTTGTGCCTaggaggggggtactgtcatgacccggtccggaaggggttccCGGGGTCCCCGGGGTCCCCGGAACAGATCCTGGActggagtttcacgttagtcatgtgtaatgttctctaatcgtgttcacctgtgtctaatgtataaagccgccatgtttgtttctgttcgccatcaggtcttagttatgttacatgttcaccagttcCCGGATgtgtcccctgtcctgtttatcaCCGATTAAACCCctcgtccttcttcctcatcctcttgtcatcatctccgttcatCTGCGTCGTCATGCCACCGTGGTTGTGACACATTTGATTGCAAACGATGGTGTTGGTGCCCATAAATCCAGCGTTCTTTACCGTCAAGGTTGAGGATGCCTGCCTTCTCAACCTCGACCAGGATTTCATGTTGTCTTGGGCTCCCTGATTCCTCCATTGTTTTCACATGTTAATATgagtataaatgtttttttttttttttcctggtccaatcattgtgaattttattttgttctgtgtgttattgtgtcAGGTTTATTTTGTCGAGTGATTGCGTCCTTTTTTCCCTGTCATGCCACATTTTgaattgaaatatatattttgttacatGATGTCTGTAATGGGATATGTTTTGCAGAAAATAGCGTGTTCTTCAGTTAAATTCTTGAATTTGGTGAATGTTGACGAATATGAGAAGAGAAAATGGAGGGAAACTGGGGAGACAGGGAGGAGACAGGACCTTTAGCTACACTTGCCCGTGTCCTGGACTGacaagaacatttacattacatgtaCAATCAAGAAGAAtcacaaagaaagaaagttaaGTGTTTGTCATACattgcagctcagcacacgttgcacttaacaaaatgtgtcctctgctgttaaccatcaccctgagtgagcagtgggcggccatgacaggcgcccggggagcagtgtgtggggacggtgctttgctcagtggcaccttggcgcatcgggattcaaaccggcacccttctgattatggggccggttaacgctaggccaccactgccccatcatagcatttagcagacaatCTTGTCCAGATCAGCCCTTTGTAGGccatatctgatcttcatagCTGTATAGCTGGACTTAAACCAGCAACCGCTGATTAACAATGACCGATAAGTTACGTACCATCACAAGTACTACTGGTAgcctcggctatgaaccagaagaccacaatgtcacaggttcctgagtgtccctgagtaagacacttaaccctgagtgtctccaggggggcactgtccctgtcattactggttgtttctctggataagggcatctcgTAACTGTCATAAAGGTAAATGAAGCTCAGAGGACGAAACATGACCAGGCTTGAATCATCCAGAATGACCAGATCATCCGTTATGGCAGAACAGCAAACTG
Encoded here:
- the gdf5 gene encoding growth/differentiation factor 5; the protein is MKTGLLLLLGCWTLIYLDLVPLSVGLSADARLGISRIRTGPPLIKGESPRTRPVTPLTDPKRGASKGGHHLLERSWVPGDLHPPRRSSSSSSSSPASPAALSAHPSRSAAPGKADRTRAAAGLRAGESPKQPLVTPHDYMLSLYWSLSGGDVNSSAGHEAGTANTITSFVDKGQDDRLPLLRRQRYYFNISSLEKEGLLGAELRILRKRPVDPRKHHMTSGTVSLRLLTCGTGKQKTTLLHVRSLEDNGAPKWEVFDIWKLFKSFRNAAHLCFELEAVDHGQPVDPRTLGFGRMGRQTKEKAFFVVFGHTKKRGLFYNEIKARSGHDNKTVYEYLFTQRRMRRAPLPRGKNVPKKAKTRCNRKQLHVNFKEMGWDDWIIAPLEYEAFHCDGVCDFPIRSHLEPTNHAIIQTLMNSMDPRSTPPTCCVPTRLSPISILYIDSANNVVYKQYEDMVVESCGCR